A region of the Sphingobium sp. HWE2-09 genome:
CCGCCTTCGCCCAGAAGGGATCGCCACCTTTGTCTGGGATAGTCGACTCCGCGATCTGATCATAGTGATAGTCACGCGGGACATCGACCCAGGGTGACCAGCAATCGGCCCGCTCGTCCAGCGGGTTGAGCAATATGTCGTGCCCGGGCCGGTAGAACTTCTCGACGAAGGTGCCGGCGGTATCGTAGACGATCGCCCGCTTGGCTTGCTTTCGCATGCCACCCAGCATCTTGACGATGATGTTGGTCTTGCCGGTGCCGGGCGCACCACAGATGAGGATATGCTCAGGCTCGAAGGCGTCGGGAACAGGCACGCCGCCGATCGCAAAACTGCCCTTTCGGTTGCGCCATAGCTGCCGCCGGAGTTGCCGCGCCGTGCCAAAGCGAGCCCCGCGCAAGAACTGATTGGAGCCGAGCCCCTTCCCCGTGCGGGTAAAATAGAACCAGGCCCAGAAAAGCATCAACAGAGCAAAGGCGCCAGCCAGCGCGGCACCATACACCAGATGATGCTCCATCGCCTGTAGGGTTTTCTTGGCGATGCGGGAGCCGAGCAAAGCATCGGACGTCGTCCAATATTGACGACCCGATGGGGTCCGGAAAAGGACCGGCGCGCCGCCCGGCACGTCGCTCTTTAGCGTTGCCTCGGCGATCTTCGCTGCCACGAACCGCTGATAGTCGGTCGACTGCTCCAGCACATACCAGATGGTTCCACCAACCCAGATGGCGACCCCCGCCAGCAGGGTCTGAAAGAAGACCTGCGTGGTCATGCGGACATTATGGACGATTGCTTGCCCGCCCCTGGTCCAGGAACCCAGCGTGTCGTTCCGGAAGATGCTCATGATTGCGCCTCTTCGGGATCGAGAAGTCCCCGTTCCAGAAGCAGGGCGTGCGCATCTTCCATCCCCTTCTCGAGGATATCGGGTCGGCGCGCGCTCACCGACGCGGCGAGGATGGCGAAGACCTGGATGAGGGTCGCCTGCACTTCGTCGAAGCGGCCATGATAGCCAGCCGCGTCCATGCCCTCATAGCGGTTAAGGATATCCCGGACATAGTCGGGGATGGTTGAGCCGGCCGCCTGAGCGCCGACGACAAGACGCCCGAAGAGCGCGTCCTTGAATCTGATGGTAACTCTGGGCAAGCGCCGAACTCCTGCTCGTCGCCTGGCCAATCGTGATGAAGCATGGCCCTTATATTATAATTCCAGCCCGATCTCAATTGATTACATGTATTTAGAGGGGCAGCCAAACGGTGCCAAGACAGATCAGGCACTTAGCCGCCCCGCCGTCAGAAATGACAGCCAAAGCGTGCCGAGCGGCGTCAATCAGTGCCCTCAGGCGACGACGCGAATTAGGTTTGAAAACCGCGCAAATGCTGGCGATTCGCGCCCGCAGTACCCGTGCGTACGGTGCATTACAAATTACGCCTTTCAGGCGTGCGTCTGAGCTTTCGCATGAGCTTGCGAATGCGCCAGATGATAGTTCGATGAGGCGGTCAACCTACTGATCCAGAACGGCAACCTCAAGCCGGACGAAGATCGGGGACGGCCCTTCCTTGAGAGCGATGCCCGTTACGAACCGATGCCGCCGATAAGTTCCCCGCGTGTCCTGGGGAACATACCCCGGACGCGCTTCCACCGGCCCGCAAGGCGCCGGAATTGTGGAGCCATATTGTCATGCCCAGCGGCACGAAAATCGATTTTGATGCGATGGATATCCTTTCCATTCCCCTCCCCGCGCGGGGAGAAAAACTGCTCTATGATACGAAGGCCAAAGGCCTTGCCCTGCGCCTCCGCGCGTCGGGTGCCCGCACCTGGATTAGCGTCGAACGGGTGGCGGCGCGAACCCTTCGCACAACCCTTGGTGACGCACGACACCTGCCCTTGGAAGCCGCCCGCCGCCTCCTTGCCGCCGGTCCGCAGCACCGATCCACCACCAAGGATCATCCCCTTTTTGGACCCGATGCCACGATAGCGGAGGTCTTCCCCAATTCCTCATTTCGGGCGAAGCGGGGCGCTGGAAACCCGGCACGATCCGCAACATGAAGGCGGCTACGACGACCCACATCCTTCCCCATTTCGGGGGTCATAAGCTTCGCACACTGACCCCGGAAGAGGTTAACCGCTGGCATCTGGATATTGCCGCGAAGAGCAGCGCCGTGCGCATGGCGCTGTCCACTCTCTCCGGGTTGATGCTCTACGCAGAGGACCATGGCTTGCGTGAACCGGGTTCAAACCCGTGCCGAGGCCTGCGCAAGAAACAGCGTAGCAAGCGCGGCAAAATGATGTCTCCCGATGCGGTTCGCAGGCTTTGGACCGCGCTCGAAGGATTGCAGGATCGGGTGCCCGATGCTTGCGACGCGGTGCGGCTCCTATTCCTGACGGGCGCCCGGCGAAGCGAAATCCTCTCGCTCGAATGGGACCGGATAGTCGGCGCGCGCGCGATTCTGGAGGACTCCAAGACCGGCCCCCGAACGATCTGGCTGAACGCCCCTGCCCGCGACTTGCTTGCCACCCGCAAGGAAACGGCGAAGGGGCGGTTCGTTTTTCCGGCATCGAAGAGCGATGGACCGATGAAGGTGCTCGATCACGCATGGGCATTGATCCGGCGAGCGGCAGGCCTGGAGAACATTCGCGTCCATGATCTGCGGCATCACTTCGCGTCGGTCGGGGTATCAAACGGCATCGACCTGCGACTGATCGGTCAGTTGCTCGGGCATAACGACATCGACAGCACTATTGACTACGCGCACCTTGCCACCGATGCATTGACGCGCTCGGCGTCGAAGGTGTCCCGGCGCATCGAACGCTCCCTTCGCGGCGATGGGCATGAAGATCCCGCCCGCAAACGGAAGACCAATGCGAGCGGAATAGACAGCCCGAAGGAGGCCGCTCATGCTTAACCTGAGCCTCTCCCTGACCGACACCCTCTGCGCCCGCGCCGAACCCGGACAAAGGGAATATGCCATGCGAGACACCCGCCTCCCCGGCCTCGCTCTACGGGTACAACCCGGCGGGTCGCGAAGCTGGATCGTCCGCGCGAGCGTCGACGGCAAGGCCGTCCGGCGGTCGTTGGGTTCATTCCCGGAAATAGGCGTGAAGGCGGCGCGAGCGTCGGCCCGCGCCTTTCTCGCAGGTGAGACTTTAACTCCGGCAAAGCCGCCTGCTGTTCCACACTTCGCCACGTTCCAGATTGAACATGAGCAGCGCTGCGGCGCCTTCTACAAGCCGCAGGGTTTGCGCACATACCGCACCTATGTGCGATGTGAATTACTACCGGCCTTCGGCCACCAGCGGCTCGATGCCATTTCTCGTCAGGATGTGGTTCGATGGTTTGAAGGTTATAGCCTGAGAAGGCCAGGCGGGGCCAATCGCGCCCTTGGAATTCTGGTGCAGATGCTTGGACGGGCGCGCGCCTGGGGCTACATGCCGGACGGCTCGAGCAATCCCGCGAAGGGGATCAGAATGAACCGCCGCAAGGTCGTCGGCACCTTCCTCGGCTTTGAGGAAATGGCAAGGCTTGGCGGCGTACTGGACCAAAGGATCAAGGCAGGATGTACGGCATCCGCCCTGCTCCGCTTCCTTACCGTAACGGGATGTCGTGTCAGCGAAGCCGTCAATCTCGAATGGCAGGATATATATCCCGATCGGCTTCGGCTGCGCGACAGCAAGACCGGCTCGCGAGATATTCCCCTCGGCGCGCCGGTCCGCCGCTTCCTGAAATCCTATCGCGCCAACCTTCAGAGAAAAGGGATTGGAGGGCTTCGCCACGTATTCCCGCTTCTTGGTCGCCAGCACTATGAGGGCGTCCGTTCAATCTGGGGCAGCATCCGCCGTGAAGCCGAGTTGCCCCCTACATTGCGCATCCATGATCTGCGGCACAGCTTCGCGAGTCATGCGGTTATGTCAGGGGAAACGCTGTTCACAACGTCCCGGCTCCTCGGTCACAGCAGAGTTCAGATGACCGCGCGCTATGCTCATCTGGCGGATGATGTCCTCATGGCCACTTGCGAGAAATTAGGTCGCCTCCTCATCGCTCAAACGCGATAACACAGTCTCGCATAAGTGAATAAAACGGCGCGGTCCATCGGACCGCGCCGTTTTATTCACTTATGCCGCTTCCCACACCTGATTGAGAATTCGAGCAGCCATCGCTGCCTTGTCCTGCGGCAGAAACCGCCCATAATGCTTCGCCACCATATCCGGAGTATCCTGGATCGCATAGCTTGCCTGCTCGAATGATCCAGTCTGTTTCAGAATGTGGGTCGCCAGCACATCCCGCACATTATGCGGGCCATGCGGAAGCAGCCCCTTGATCGCGCCCCGACCGGTATAGGGATTGAAGACGCCATAGCGTTGGACCACCAAACGCCATGCCTCGTAGAAGGTGTTCTGATCATAGGACGCATCGCGGCTGGTCGTCTTCACCGTCTTCACGAAAAACGTGCCGGGATCGTCCGCCCCATTGAGCAGGATGGCCCGATGCTTCTCGACATAAGCCTCAATATGATCATAGAGGCCGCCAAGGTCGGGGAGGAGCAGCCGGAAGGGTTTGCCTGCGAAGAAAGACGAGTGTGCGTTCTTGAAGGCTACTGCTGGTACAAGGACTTCCCAGCCCTGATCGCGATCGCTCCAGCGAATTTCGCCGCGCTTCATGGTTTCAAGCTGACGCTCTGAACGCGGCAGATTCCCGCGCGGGCAGACCATCAGTTGCCGCAAATTCTTCTGCCGAAGTCCAAGATGAAGGCCCAGCCGGATCAGGAGATAGGACCGGACAACTTCCGCCGCAGCCTTCGGATATCGCCGCCCGTCAGGGCGGACTTTCAAAATTTCCTCGGCAATCTTCAGATATTCCGCGACCGGGCTGGGTGCCTCCAATATGGGAAGGATCGGTTCGATCGGGTCGCGATGGATGCGGGCGACCCGTTCCACCTCCCGGACCCGCGCACTGGCATGTGCGTGGAGAATATCGCAAGCCTGCTGCCAGTTCGCGCGCGCTGCGCCAATGTCGTTGGAGGATATGAGGCCTTCTATCGGCACAAGGCGGTCGGCCAGTTCGGGATGCTGCCGCAACCAACCGGTATCGGCCCGGACAAGGGCCATCGCATTCCGCAGCATATCGCATTCCCATCGGGTGAAGAAGCCGCGCCGCCGCTCACGCCACTGAACATACCAATCCCACACTCGCGGGAAGACCAACATCGCGAAGGTTATACTCCTGATCGGTACACCATGCCCCTCCACGGCCCCGCGCGGCGATGCTGCCAGTGCGCCGAACATCAGGCCGAAATGCTCGATCTTCTGGCTCGTCGTTTCTTCACCCCAAACTCCGTTCCGCTGGAACCCTATGTCAGTCAAGGTAGAGGTCTTGAACTGAACAAGGTCCGCCATCTCCGTTACAAGGCGAGGTGGCGCATCCACCACGCCGACATGACCCATATCGTCGTCAATGTCGGGCGCCGCCTCGTTCGCCGGGACGCCCCGAATTTTCTTGCCGGTGATTGCGGGAAATCGGATCGCGTAGCGGAGCTTCATGGCCTGCGCCTGAAAGCGGCGATACTCGGTTGCGCCAGAAATCACCACCTCTCGGACCCATTCCAGAATCTCTGCCTGTTGCTTCAATGACCTTGTGTTAAAATCGTCGGGCAGGTGCCATGCCAGCCGCCGTTGCTCGGTCTTCGTCACGCCATTGATAGCGATCCCGGACGGCGCACGCGCCGGGTGGGGAAGTTTCGATCGGAAATATCCAGCGGGCAGGTCATAGCGGACCTCGATGCGGTTAAGAATCTCGAGACTGGCGGCGCTTTGGGGCGTGCGGCGGCCTTCGATCCACGATTGTAGCG
Encoded here:
- a CDS encoding tyrosine-type recombinase/integrase — its product is MKAATTTHILPHFGGHKLRTLTPEEVNRWHLDIAAKSSAVRMALSTLSGLMLYAEDHGLREPGSNPCRGLRKKQRSKRGKMMSPDAVRRLWTALEGLQDRVPDACDAVRLLFLTGARRSEILSLEWDRIVGARAILEDSKTGPRTIWLNAPARDLLATRKETAKGRFVFPASKSDGPMKVLDHAWALIRRAAGLENIRVHDLRHHFASVGVSNGIDLRLIGQLLGHNDIDSTIDYAHLATDALTRSASKVSRRIERSLRGDGHEDPARKRKTNASGIDSPKEAAHA
- a CDS encoding site-specific integrase, whose translation is MLNLSLSLTDTLCARAEPGQREYAMRDTRLPGLALRVQPGGSRSWIVRASVDGKAVRRSLGSFPEIGVKAARASARAFLAGETLTPAKPPAVPHFATFQIEHEQRCGAFYKPQGLRTYRTYVRCELLPAFGHQRLDAISRQDVVRWFEGYSLRRPGGANRALGILVQMLGRARAWGYMPDGSSNPAKGIRMNRRKVVGTFLGFEEMARLGGVLDQRIKAGCTASALLRFLTVTGCRVSEAVNLEWQDIYPDRLRLRDSKTGSRDIPLGAPVRRFLKSYRANLQRKGIGGLRHVFPLLGRQHYEGVRSIWGSIRREAELPPTLRIHDLRHSFASHAVMSGETLFTTSRLLGHSRVQMTARYAHLADDVLMATCEKLGRLLIAQTR